One region of Baekduia soli genomic DNA includes:
- a CDS encoding transglycosylase family protein: MSCRRSALRGLATLAALLLAGLALAWTMAPREARGADEGRLRGTIAAGKARERSLADAAAHLARLERASARELAIVEGRLADAQAQLDASRARLAATRVRLAAERRRLGRLRTRLAEGRTQLTELLRQRYMNGPPDLVTVVLDAHGFADLVERMDFLRRVESSDTEIVGVVRRARADATHETRVLADLEARRTAATAEVLRERDALAGMEAAAAQRRAAIAQAHTARLAALRATRADRLSAERTLKRLLAQRARQAVDKAGPGGPWAIPWAIVQCESGGQNLPPNSAGASGYYQMMPDTWRGLGGSTPAAYQASKAEQDRLASTLWTTAPARRTGSARPWSARSEPAAQGRPSKLTVVRARRPPSSRVVTDTSSGTGSAPLRLEATRRPAARSPGVGTTAPFDSATAMRCAPP; the protein is encoded by the coding sequence ATGTCCTGCCGCCGCTCCGCCCTCCGTGGCCTGGCCACGCTCGCCGCCCTGCTGCTCGCCGGGCTGGCGCTCGCGTGGACGATGGCGCCCCGCGAAGCCCGCGGCGCCGACGAGGGACGGCTGCGCGGCACGATCGCCGCCGGCAAGGCCCGTGAGCGGTCGCTCGCCGACGCCGCGGCCCACCTGGCCCGGCTCGAGCGCGCCAGCGCGCGGGAGCTCGCGATCGTCGAGGGGCGCCTGGCCGACGCCCAGGCCCAGCTCGACGCCTCGCGCGCCCGGCTGGCCGCCACCCGCGTGCGGCTGGCCGCCGAGCGCCGCCGCCTGGGCCGCCTGCGCACCCGGCTGGCGGAGGGCCGCACCCAGCTCACCGAGCTGCTGCGCCAGCGCTACATGAACGGGCCGCCCGACCTCGTCACCGTCGTCCTGGACGCCCACGGCTTCGCCGACCTCGTCGAGCGCATGGACTTCCTGCGCCGCGTGGAGTCCAGCGACACCGAGATCGTCGGCGTCGTGCGCCGCGCCCGCGCCGACGCGACGCACGAGACGCGCGTGCTGGCCGACCTCGAGGCCCGGCGGACCGCCGCCACCGCCGAGGTCCTGCGCGAGCGCGACGCGCTGGCGGGCATGGAGGCCGCGGCCGCCCAGCGGCGCGCCGCGATCGCCCAGGCCCACACCGCCCGGCTGGCGGCGCTGCGCGCGACGCGCGCCGACCGCCTGAGCGCGGAGCGCACCCTGAAGCGCCTGCTGGCCCAGCGCGCCCGCCAGGCGGTGGACAAGGCCGGCCCCGGCGGCCCGTGGGCGATCCCGTGGGCCATCGTGCAGTGCGAGTCCGGCGGCCAGAACCTGCCGCCCAACAGCGCGGGCGCCTCGGGCTACTACCAGATGATGCCCGACACCTGGCGCGGCCTGGGCGGCTCGACGCCGGCGGCCTACCAGGCCTCCAAGGCCGAGCAGGACCGCCTCGCGTCCACGTTGTGGACAACGGCGCCGGCGCGTCGAACTGGGTCTGCGCGGCCCTGGTCGGCGCGATCTGAGCCCGCGGCTCAGGGCCGCCCGTCGAAGCTGACCGTCGTCCGCGCCCGCCGGCCGCCGAGCTCGCGCGTGGTGACCGACACGTCCAGCGGCACGGGCTCGGCGCCGCTGAGGCTCGAGGCCACCCGGCGCCCCGCCGCGCGCAGCCCGGGCGTCGGGACGACCGCGCCCTTCGACAGCGCGACCGCGATGCGCTGCGCCCCGCCGTGA